A genomic region of Paralichthys olivaceus isolate ysfri-2021 chromosome 18, ASM2471397v2, whole genome shotgun sequence contains the following coding sequences:
- the LOC109626222 gene encoding guanine nucleotide-binding protein subunit alpha-14-like isoform X1, translating into MEECCISAEDAERVRIHRAIEQQLRRDKRDSHREFKLLLLGTGESGKSTFIKQMRIIHGRGYSEADRRGFTRLVFQNIVTAIQSLIHAMRTLQIDYTEHHNTSHADRLSKVEATQVFTLEPWQVDAIKKVWNDQGVQKCYDRRREFQLSDSAKYYLSDLDRITGLFYIPTVQDILRVRVPTTGIIEYPFDLSKAIFRMVDVGGQRSERKKWIHCFEDVTSIIFLAALSEYDQVLYENDNDNRLKESLALFKTILSYNWFQESSTILFLNKTDLLEEKISHSHLATYFPAYKGRQNDAESAKKFILQMYIDNHSGHEKPFYTHYTCATDTENIRVVFKAVKDTLFSDNLKKFNLE; encoded by the exons ATGGAGGAGTGCTGCATTTCTGCCGAGGACGCAGAGAGAGTCAGGATACACAGAGCAATAGAGCAACAGCTACGTCGTGACAAGAGAGATTCTCACCGGGAGTTTAAGCTGCTGCTGTTAG GGACCGGTGAAAGCGGGAAGAGCACTTTCATCAAACAGATGAGGATCATCCATGGCAGAGGATACAGTGAAGCCGACAGGAGGGGTTTCACTCGGCTGGTGTTTCAGAACATTGTCACAGCCATCCAGTCTCTGATTCACGCCATGAGGACATTACAGATTGACTACACTGAACACCACAACACT AGCCATGCGGACAGGCTGAGCAAAGTGGAGGCAACCCAGGTGTTCACTCTGGAGCCTTGGCAGGTGGATGCCATAAAGAAAGTGTGGAATGACCAAGGTGTTCAAAAGTGCTACGACCGCAGGAGGGAATTCCAGTTATCCGACTCTGCCAAATA TTACCTGAGCGACTTGGACAGAATCACAGGCCTGTTTTACATCCCTACCGTGCAGGACATCTTGAGGGTCAGGGTCCCCACCACAGGCATCATAGAGTACCCCTTTGACCTTTCCAAAGCTATCTTCAG GATGGTGGATGTGGGTGGTCAGCGttcagagaggaagaaatggaTCCACTGTTTTGAAGATGTCACCTCCATCATTTTCCTGGCGGCCCTCAGCGAGTATGATCAAGTGCTTTATGAAAATGACAATGAT AATCGACTGAAAGAAAGCCTCGCCTTGTTTAAGACCATTCTTTCATACAATTGGTTTCAAGAGTCCTCCACCATCCTCTTTCTGAACAAAACAGACCTGCTTGAAGAGAAAATCTCACATTCCCATTTGGCAACTTACTTTCCAGCCTACAAAG GGCGTCAGAATGATGCTGAATCCGCCAAAAAGTTCATCCTGCAAATGTACATCGATAATCACAGTGGACACGAGAAACCCTTTTACACACACTACACCTGTGCCACGGACACCGAAAACATCCGCGTTGTCTTCAAAGCCGTCAAAGACACACTCTTCAGCGATAACCTTAAAAAGTTCAACCTTGAGTAA
- the LOC109626222 gene encoding guanine nucleotide-binding protein G(q) subunit alpha-like isoform X2: MRIIHGRGYSEADRRGFTRLVFQNIVTAIQSLIHAMRTLQIDYTEHHNTSHADRLSKVEATQVFTLEPWQVDAIKKVWNDQGVQKCYDRRREFQLSDSAKYYLSDLDRITGLFYIPTVQDILRVRVPTTGIIEYPFDLSKAIFRMVDVGGQRSERKKWIHCFEDVTSIIFLAALSEYDQVLYENDNDNRLKESLALFKTILSYNWFQESSTILFLNKTDLLEEKISHSHLATYFPAYKGRQNDAESAKKFILQMYIDNHSGHEKPFYTHYTCATDTENIRVVFKAVKDTLFSDNLKKFNLE, translated from the exons ATGAGGATCATCCATGGCAGAGGATACAGTGAAGCCGACAGGAGGGGTTTCACTCGGCTGGTGTTTCAGAACATTGTCACAGCCATCCAGTCTCTGATTCACGCCATGAGGACATTACAGATTGACTACACTGAACACCACAACACT AGCCATGCGGACAGGCTGAGCAAAGTGGAGGCAACCCAGGTGTTCACTCTGGAGCCTTGGCAGGTGGATGCCATAAAGAAAGTGTGGAATGACCAAGGTGTTCAAAAGTGCTACGACCGCAGGAGGGAATTCCAGTTATCCGACTCTGCCAAATA TTACCTGAGCGACTTGGACAGAATCACAGGCCTGTTTTACATCCCTACCGTGCAGGACATCTTGAGGGTCAGGGTCCCCACCACAGGCATCATAGAGTACCCCTTTGACCTTTCCAAAGCTATCTTCAG GATGGTGGATGTGGGTGGTCAGCGttcagagaggaagaaatggaTCCACTGTTTTGAAGATGTCACCTCCATCATTTTCCTGGCGGCCCTCAGCGAGTATGATCAAGTGCTTTATGAAAATGACAATGAT AATCGACTGAAAGAAAGCCTCGCCTTGTTTAAGACCATTCTTTCATACAATTGGTTTCAAGAGTCCTCCACCATCCTCTTTCTGAACAAAACAGACCTGCTTGAAGAGAAAATCTCACATTCCCATTTGGCAACTTACTTTCCAGCCTACAAAG GGCGTCAGAATGATGCTGAATCCGCCAAAAAGTTCATCCTGCAAATGTACATCGATAATCACAGTGGACACGAGAAACCCTTTTACACACACTACACCTGTGCCACGGACACCGAAAACATCCGCGTTGTCTTCAAAGCCGTCAAAGACACACTCTTCAGCGATAACCTTAAAAAGTTCAACCTTGAGTAA